The following are encoded in a window of Mycolicibacterium tusciae JS617 genomic DNA:
- a CDS encoding protein glxC, producing the protein METVTGFDLATTPLREVNTALHAPGLSGDFIIAHPDGAHNVAVGLNAPVHVRIEGHVGYYAAGMNQQAHVTISGNAGTGVAENMMSGTVWVKGSASQSAGATAHGGLLVIEGKAAARCGISMKGADIVVGGDVGHMSAFMAQAGRLVVRGDAGEALGDSIYEARIYVRGDVASLGADCIAKEMRPEHHAELESLLVAAGFDDDTAGYTRYGSARSLYHFHVDNATAY; encoded by the coding sequence GTGGAGACGGTAACAGGGTTCGACCTGGCCACCACCCCGCTGCGTGAGGTGAACACCGCGCTGCACGCACCCGGCCTCTCGGGTGATTTCATCATCGCCCACCCCGACGGCGCACACAACGTCGCGGTCGGCCTGAACGCGCCGGTACACGTGCGGATCGAGGGCCACGTCGGCTACTACGCCGCGGGCATGAACCAGCAGGCCCATGTCACGATCAGCGGCAATGCAGGCACCGGCGTCGCCGAGAACATGATGAGCGGCACCGTCTGGGTGAAAGGCAGCGCATCGCAATCCGCGGGTGCCACAGCGCACGGCGGGCTATTGGTGATCGAGGGTAAAGCCGCTGCGCGGTGCGGCATTTCGATGAAGGGCGCCGACATCGTGGTGGGCGGCGACGTCGGGCACATGAGCGCATTCATGGCCCAGGCGGGCAGACTCGTCGTGCGCGGCGATGCCGGCGAGGCGCTCGGGGACTCGATCTACGAGGCACGCATCTACGTCCGGGGTGATGTCGCATCCCTTGGCGCCGACTGCATCGCCAAGGAGATGCGGCCCGAACACCACGCCGAGCTCGAATCACTCTTGGTAGCAGCGGGATTCGATGACGATACCGCCGGCTATACCCGCTACGGCTCCGCTCGGTCGCTCTATCACTTCCACGTCGACAACGCGACGGCCTATTGA
- a CDS encoding glutamine amidotransferase, giving the protein MCGIVGLHIRNPDLHPQLGELMSGMLCEMGDRGSDSSGVAVYGDPAWSPPGHGCVSLLEVDAGPDEVATALGVSVTQLDATYLLTAQAASEDILATAKLAYPDALVAGFGADLAVLKGVGHPRVLTERWGLTKAQGWQGVGHTRMATESAVTPAGAHPYAVGAEQCMVHNGSFANHATIRRELRAAGVSFDSENDTEVGARFIARQLADGRDIEGALKELCAVFDGFYTLLVSNRDSFAVVRDAIACKPAVIAETDDWVAMGSEYRALAGLPGVSSAKIWEPEPEVIYAWRR; this is encoded by the coding sequence ATGTGCGGCATTGTGGGCCTGCATATACGGAACCCCGATCTGCATCCGCAACTCGGGGAGCTGATGAGCGGCATGTTGTGCGAGATGGGCGATCGCGGTAGCGACTCGTCCGGTGTCGCCGTCTACGGCGATCCGGCCTGGTCTCCCCCCGGGCACGGCTGCGTCTCGCTACTCGAGGTCGACGCAGGCCCAGACGAGGTGGCCACTGCTCTCGGTGTGTCGGTGACGCAGCTCGACGCGACGTATCTCCTTACCGCACAGGCCGCGTCGGAAGACATCCTCGCCACCGCGAAGTTGGCGTATCCCGACGCGCTTGTCGCCGGGTTCGGCGCCGATCTCGCCGTGCTCAAGGGAGTCGGCCATCCGCGGGTGCTCACCGAACGCTGGGGTCTGACGAAGGCGCAGGGCTGGCAGGGTGTCGGGCACACCAGGATGGCGACCGAGTCGGCGGTGACGCCCGCGGGCGCTCACCCGTACGCGGTGGGCGCCGAGCAGTGCATGGTGCACAACGGATCGTTCGCCAACCACGCGACCATTCGCCGTGAATTGCGCGCGGCGGGAGTGTCATTCGACAGCGAAAACGATACCGAGGTAGGGGCCCGTTTCATCGCCAGGCAGCTTGCCGACGGTCGCGACATCGAGGGTGCGTTGAAGGAGCTCTGTGCGGTGTTCGACGGCTTCTACACCCTGCTGGTGTCCAACCGTGATTCGTTCGCCGTGGTCCGCGATGCCATCGCGTGCAAACCCGCGGTGATCGCCGAAACCGATGATTGGGTCGCGATGGGCAGCGAATACCGCGCCCTGGCAGGACTTCCCGGCGTTTCAAGTGCCAAGATCTGGGAGCCTGAGCCGGAGGTGATCTACGCGTGGAGACGGTAA